The Terriglobia bacterium genome includes a region encoding these proteins:
- the thiS gene encoding sulfur carrier protein ThiS: MRLLINGEEREFAADRFTLAVLVEQLGMKADRVAIELNRDIVARDRWPATLLCEGDRLEIVHFVGGGRS; encoded by the coding sequence ATGCGTCTGCTCATCAATGGCGAAGAGCGCGAGTTTGCCGCCGACCGGTTCACCCTGGCCGTCCTGGTCGAACAACTCGGCATGAAAGCGGACCGCGTGGCCATCGAACTCAACCGCGACATTGTCGCCCGCGACCGCTGGCCCGCCACGCTCCTCTGCGAAGGCGACCGCCTCGAGATCGTCCATTTCGTCGGCGGCGGCCGCTCCTGA
- a CDS encoding MerR family transcriptional regulator, producing MEQRFTSNEVMALTGLSARQLQWWDERGLVVPLKQGHRRLYSLDDVAEVAVICDLRRRGFSLQRVRVVIRFLQKEFGKRLVETVSAASDYHLLTDGKRLFLETSPRQVIDILKNSRQPMFTICLSDTVRQIRAELPAMRPEAAPQRRTAGAHSRERKTVRSDSGARRLRARRIS from the coding sequence ATGGAGCAGAGGTTCACATCGAACGAGGTCATGGCGCTGACCGGCCTTAGCGCTCGCCAGCTCCAATGGTGGGACGAGCGCGGCCTGGTGGTACCGCTCAAGCAGGGCCACCGCCGGCTGTACTCGCTGGACGACGTCGCGGAAGTGGCGGTGATCTGCGATCTGCGGCGGCGCGGCTTCTCGTTGCAGCGCGTCCGCGTGGTGATTCGTTTTCTGCAGAAGGAATTCGGCAAGCGCCTGGTGGAGACCGTCAGCGCCGCCTCCGATTACCACCTGCTTACCGACGGCAAGCGCCTGTTCCTGGAAACTTCACCCCGGCAGGTGATCGACATCCTGAAAAACTCGCGCCAGCCGATGTTCACCATTTGCCTGAGCGATACGGTGCGGCAAATCCGCGCCGAGCTACCAGCAATGCGACCCGAGGCTGCGCCACAACGGCGCACTGCGGGCGCGCACTCTCGTGAGAGGAAAACAGTCCGCTCTGATTCCGGTGCGCGGCGGTTGCGCGCCCGGCGCATTTCCTAG
- a CDS encoding aminotransferase class IV, protein MHRFIYHNDRVLPLEEVRLSPGQAGLINGWGIFSTVRVYDGIPFALERHYERLSRDAGRIQLPLKTSLGEVRDAMLQMLQANRIGNACVRIYFIFNTIGIWKSAEPFPQVDLIMYAMDVPERVGPTTLSVQEHGRHAAHPLTGTKVTSWLNNAWMVEQAHRRGCDDALLLNERGEVAECTAANIYCIRGGDVATPPLSSGCLAGVSRAILMEEGPKIGVSITERVLKLEDFYYADEVFITSTTRHVQPISHIEKRAMKQAPGPVTQKLAKLFEEYVKEYLARAAAAVK, encoded by the coding sequence ATGCACCGATTCATCTATCACAATGACCGTGTGCTTCCCCTGGAAGAGGTGCGGCTGTCGCCCGGGCAGGCGGGCCTGATCAACGGTTGGGGAATTTTCAGCACAGTCCGTGTGTATGACGGCATTCCGTTCGCCCTGGAGCGCCACTATGAGCGCCTTTCGCGCGATGCGGGGCGCATCCAGCTTCCGCTGAAGACCAGCCTGGGTGAAGTGCGCGATGCCATGCTGCAAATGCTGCAGGCCAACCGAATCGGCAACGCCTGCGTGCGGATTTATTTCATCTTCAACACCATCGGAATCTGGAAGAGCGCCGAGCCGTTCCCGCAAGTGGATCTGATCATGTACGCCATGGACGTGCCCGAGCGCGTGGGTCCGACCACCCTGTCGGTGCAGGAGCACGGGCGCCATGCCGCGCACCCGCTGACCGGAACCAAGGTGACCTCGTGGCTGAACAACGCGTGGATGGTGGAGCAGGCGCACCGGCGCGGCTGCGACGATGCGCTGCTGCTGAATGAACGCGGCGAGGTTGCGGAGTGCACGGCGGCCAATATCTACTGCATCCGGGGTGGCGACGTGGCCACGCCTCCGCTGAGTTCCGGGTGCCTGGCCGGGGTCAGCCGCGCCATTTTGATGGAAGAAGGCCCCAAGATTGGGGTGTCGATCACCGAACGGGTGCTGAAGCTGGAAGACTTCTACTACGCCGACGAGGTCTTCATCACCTCAACCACGCGGCACGTGCAGCCGATTTCGCACATCGAAAAGCGGGCCATGAAGCAGGCGCCGGGTCCGGTGACGCAAAAATTGGCAAAGCTGTTCGAGGAGTACGTGAAAGAGTATTTGGCGCGAGCGGCCGCGGCAGTGAAGTGA
- a CDS encoding class I SAM-dependent methyltransferase, with amino-acid sequence MTTRKGRPSPSSPYDEEFYAGKNEGSYRSAMIVLPLVFSIVTPRSVVDLGCGTGTWLRAAYELGAHDYLGYDGPHVTQLCIPQARFAAVDLRQPLQAERKFDLAISCEVAEHLPATSAATLAGTLTSLSDVVLFSAAIPGQGGVHHVNEQWPAYWQALFRARNYSAYDFIRPRIWNDDRVEVWYRQNTVLYVADSAAPRYHLPEKTPEVLGMVHPELYESQRRKKLLRNAVRGTRRALARWTGRDSTR; translated from the coding sequence ATGACGACGCGGAAAGGCCGTCCCTCGCCCAGCAGCCCGTATGACGAGGAGTTTTATGCGGGCAAGAACGAGGGATCCTATCGCTCGGCGATGATCGTGCTGCCGCTGGTTTTCTCTATCGTCACCCCGCGCAGTGTCGTAGACCTTGGCTGCGGGACCGGGACGTGGTTGCGTGCGGCCTATGAACTCGGCGCGCATGACTACCTTGGGTACGATGGCCCGCACGTCACCCAGTTGTGCATTCCGCAAGCTCGGTTCGCGGCGGTTGATCTCCGCCAGCCCCTGCAAGCGGAGCGGAAGTTTGATCTGGCAATTTCCTGCGAAGTCGCCGAGCACCTGCCGGCAACCTCCGCGGCGACGCTGGCCGGCACGCTGACTTCCCTGTCGGACGTAGTCCTGTTCTCGGCCGCAATCCCGGGCCAGGGCGGAGTGCACCATGTCAACGAGCAGTGGCCGGCGTATTGGCAGGCGCTGTTTCGAGCCAGGAATTATTCCGCATACGATTTCATCCGTCCGCGAATCTGGAATGATGATCGCGTGGAGGTGTGGTACCGGCAAAACACGGTTCTGTATGTCGCCGATTCCGCCGCGCCGCGCTACCACCTGCCCGAGAAGACGCCGGAGGTGCTCGGCATGGTGCATCCGGAACTCTACGAATCGCAGCGCCGCAAGAAGCTTTTGCGCAATGCCGTGCGCGGTACCCGGCGGGCCCTGGCGCGCTGGACCGGCCGTGACAGCACCCGGTGA